In Herbaspirillum seropedicae, a single window of DNA contains:
- a CDS encoding carbohydrate ABC transporter permease, whose protein sequence is MKRLPSSVLPWLLLSPAMVLLIAFTHYPALATLWHSFFSTPKGVRPSVFVGLENYRLMADDPVFWQALCNNLWFALGTIPLAIALAILMALWVNEKLAGRGVLRLAYFTPTVLPMIAVANIWLFFYTPQYGLLEQITGALGLPSHNWLGNPQTVLGALMVVAVWKEAGFFMIFYLAALQQISPVLAEAAALEGASRWQYFWRVQFPLLMPTTLFVLINALINAFRLVDHIVVMTKGGPDNASSLLLYYIYEVGFAFWDSSYAAALTVVLLALLGLIALVKFRVLDRRTHYQ, encoded by the coding sequence ATGAAACGCCTGCCCTCCTCCGTGCTGCCCTGGCTGCTGCTGTCGCCGGCGATGGTGCTGCTGATCGCCTTCACGCACTACCCGGCGCTGGCGACGCTCTGGCACAGCTTCTTTTCCACGCCCAAGGGAGTCCGGCCATCGGTCTTCGTCGGCCTGGAAAACTATCGCCTCATGGCGGACGATCCGGTCTTCTGGCAGGCCCTCTGCAACAACCTCTGGTTTGCTCTCGGCACCATCCCGCTGGCCATCGCCCTGGCCATCCTGATGGCGCTGTGGGTCAACGAGAAACTGGCCGGGCGCGGCGTGCTGCGCCTGGCCTATTTCACCCCGACGGTGTTGCCGATGATCGCGGTGGCCAATATCTGGCTGTTCTTCTATACGCCGCAATATGGCCTGCTGGAACAGATCACCGGCGCGCTCGGCCTGCCCTCGCACAACTGGCTGGGCAATCCGCAGACCGTGCTGGGTGCGCTGATGGTAGTGGCGGTGTGGAAGGAGGCTGGCTTCTTCATGATCTTCTACCTGGCCGCGCTGCAGCAGATCTCGCCGGTGCTGGCCGAAGCCGCCGCACTGGAGGGTGCATCGCGCTGGCAATACTTCTGGCGCGTGCAGTTTCCGCTGTTGATGCCCACCACGCTCTTCGTGCTCATCAATGCGCTCATCAACGCCTTCCGCCTGGTCGATCACATCGTGGTGATGACCAAGGGCGGGCCCGACAATGCCAGCTCCCTGCTGCTTTATTACATCTATGAAGTTGGCTTCGCCTTCTGGGATTCTTCCTACGCTGCAGCCCTGACGGTAGTGCTGCTGGCCCTGCTGGGATTGATTGCGCTGGTGAAGTTTCGTGTACTTGATCGCCGGACCCACTACCAATGA
- a CDS encoding segregation and condensation protein A produces MTAQAGGADLAGQPGAEPSADAIDITPAGQQDSTPDVIDGVALARLYGEPLFQLPNDLYIPPDALEVFLEAFQGPLDLLLYLIRKQNFNILDIPLAQVTAQYLEYVDQIRKQNLELAAEYLLMAAMLIEIKSRMLLPAKKAESGEEPEDPRAELVRRLLEYEQIKLAAQELDQLPQVGRDYVRTQVHIEQTVVTRWPEVNMDDLKAVWADILRRAKLTQHHHISREELSVREHMTGILRRLQSARFVEFSDLFDPSRGVPVVVVNFIALLELAKETLIEITQAEAFAPIYVRLSYSPS; encoded by the coding sequence ATGACGGCCCAAGCAGGTGGCGCCGATCTGGCCGGCCAGCCCGGCGCGGAACCCAGCGCCGACGCCATCGACATCACCCCCGCCGGACAACAGGACAGCACGCCCGACGTGATCGACGGCGTGGCATTGGCGCGCCTGTACGGCGAGCCGCTGTTCCAGCTGCCCAATGACCTCTACATCCCGCCGGATGCGCTGGAAGTCTTCCTGGAAGCCTTCCAGGGGCCGCTGGACCTGCTGCTGTACCTGATCCGCAAGCAGAACTTCAACATCCTCGACATCCCGCTGGCGCAGGTCACCGCCCAGTACCTGGAATACGTCGACCAGATCCGCAAGCAGAACCTGGAACTGGCCGCCGAATATCTGCTGATGGCGGCCATGCTCATCGAGATCAAGTCGCGCATGCTGCTGCCGGCCAAGAAGGCGGAAAGCGGCGAAGAACCCGAAGACCCGCGCGCCGAGCTGGTGCGCCGGCTGCTGGAATACGAACAGATCAAGCTGGCCGCCCAGGAACTGGACCAGTTGCCGCAGGTCGGGCGCGACTACGTGCGCACCCAGGTCCATATCGAGCAGACCGTGGTCACCCGCTGGCCCGAGGTCAACATGGATGACCTCAAGGCGGTCTGGGCCGACATCCTCCGGCGCGCCAAGCTGACCCAGCACCACCATATCAGCCGCGAAGAGCTCTCGGTGCGCGAGCACATGACGGGCATCCTGCGACGGCTGCAGTCGGCGCGTTTCGTGGAGTTCTCCGACCTCTTCGATCCCTCGCGCGGAGTGCCGGTGGTGGTGGTCAACTTCATCGCCCTGCTTGAACTGGCCAAGGAAACGCTCATCGAGATCACCCAGGCCGAAGCCTTCGCCCCCATCTATGTCAGACTGTCGTACTCGCCCAGCTGA
- a CDS encoding protein phosphatase CheZ: MSDDVDLEALFDEISAQTLPAMTATGEEAVAQAADGAAEAAAPEDQSDKPMYARLGGIVRLLHDSMRELGYDRSLNDVASQIGDAQSRLEHIATLTEQAANKVLNALDSGMPAQDRLQEQAKDINDRWSRLYAGQMSIDEFKQLAGDSQKFSAAVVESTEAEKARMLEIMMAQDFQDITGQLIKKIVGITTTAERELAQLLRDNAPPEVRAQIEAEKPVSLMNGPASPGTAMGQTDVDDLLDSLGF, from the coding sequence ATGAGCGACGACGTTGATCTGGAAGCACTGTTTGACGAAATTTCCGCGCAGACACTGCCGGCCATGACCGCCACCGGCGAGGAAGCTGTCGCGCAGGCCGCCGACGGCGCGGCCGAGGCGGCCGCCCCTGAGGACCAGAGCGACAAGCCCATGTATGCGCGCCTGGGCGGCATCGTCCGCCTGCTGCACGACTCCATGCGCGAGCTGGGCTATGACCGCTCGCTCAATGATGTGGCCTCCCAGATCGGCGACGCCCAGAGCCGCCTTGAGCACATCGCCACGCTCACCGAACAGGCCGCCAACAAGGTGCTCAACGCCCTGGACTCGGGCATGCCCGCCCAGGACCGCCTGCAGGAACAGGCCAAGGACATCAATGACCGCTGGAGCCGCCTGTATGCGGGCCAGATGAGCATCGACGAATTCAAGCAACTGGCCGGCGATTCGCAGAAGTTCTCGGCAGCCGTGGTCGAATCGACCGAAGCCGAAAAGGCCCGCATGCTGGAAATCATGATGGCTCAGGATTTCCAGGACATCACCGGCCAGCTGATCAAGAAGATCGTGGGCATCACCACCACCGCCGAGCGCGAGCTGGCGCAGTTGCTGCGCGACAATGCGCCGCCCGAGGTGCGCGCGCAGATCGAAGCCGAAAAGCCGGTTTCCCTGATGAATGGCCCTGCCTCGCCTGGCACGGCCATGGGCCAGACCGATGTGGATGACTTACTCGATAGCCTGGGGTTCTAA
- a CDS encoding sugar-binding transcriptional regulator, giving the protein MAQGDRQETAYMAVRVARLYYFQNMTTAAIADEIGTSRATVSRLLSFALERGLVEIRVHDPQQVSGSLEAAIANHYRLHSIQVVPVAAAATDKETLQRVTCHAAAYVNSLVTPGTIIGLAWGTTVAQIADQLLPRHVHDVDVVALNGSGSGASFINSFSESIVSRFAQNYGARAHHLPVPAFFDYPETRTALWREKSIKAIRDLQERASILLFSIGAEATGSYIHTAGYLGEEERQILRDEGLVGDIATVFFRADGSWRDVAFNARNSGPDMDCFTRAAHALCVVSGAGKLPGLKAALRGGFINELIIDEPSARLLVEQIRNGAAA; this is encoded by the coding sequence ATGGCCCAAGGGGATAGACAGGAAACCGCCTACATGGCGGTGCGCGTGGCGCGGCTCTACTACTTCCAGAACATGACTACCGCCGCCATCGCCGATGAAATCGGCACCTCGCGCGCGACCGTCTCGCGCCTGCTGTCCTTTGCACTGGAGCGCGGGCTGGTGGAAATCCGGGTGCACGATCCACAGCAGGTCTCCGGCAGCCTGGAAGCCGCCATTGCCAACCACTATCGCCTGCATTCGATCCAGGTGGTCCCGGTGGCCGCCGCCGCCACCGACAAGGAAACCCTGCAGCGCGTCACCTGCCACGCCGCCGCCTACGTCAATTCGCTGGTCACGCCCGGCACCATCATCGGCCTGGCCTGGGGCACCACGGTGGCGCAGATCGCCGACCAGTTGCTGCCGCGTCATGTGCATGATGTGGATGTAGTAGCGCTCAATGGTTCCGGCAGCGGCGCCAGCTTCATCAACAGCTTCAGCGAATCCATCGTCTCGCGCTTTGCCCAGAACTATGGCGCGCGCGCCCATCATCTGCCGGTGCCGGCCTTCTTCGACTATCCCGAAACACGCACGGCGCTCTGGCGTGAAAAAAGCATCAAGGCCATCCGCGACCTGCAGGAGCGCGCCTCCATCCTGCTGTTTTCCATCGGCGCCGAGGCCACCGGCAGCTATATCCATACCGCTGGCTACCTGGGTGAAGAAGAACGCCAGATCCTGCGCGACGAGGGGCTGGTGGGCGACATCGCCACCGTCTTCTTCCGCGCCGATGGCAGTTGGCGCGATGTCGCCTTCAACGCCCGCAACAGCGGCCCCGACATGGACTGCTTTACCCGCGCCGCGCATGCGCTGTGCGTGGTCTCCGGCGCCGGCAAGCTGCCGGGCCTGAAAGCCGCACTGCGCGGCGGCTTCATCAACGAACTGATCATCGACGAACCGAGCGCGCGCCTGCTGGTGGAGCAGATCCGCAACGGCGCGGCGGCGTGA
- a CDS encoding porin family protein, translating into MKKMHMLAASILLVVSAAVSAQSANSDYGVYLGVEGGVGNMDVDLDAGAAVLSETSNVGVARAAIGYRFDRNFAVEAGYFHTGAYELKEQVGRGQYDHFSAKAKGFDLALIYRMTQFLPGLYVKGGLIHSTVSGRLDEVQNQRVRESHTFSRSGAGYLMGLGYELDLSRELSLTAGYTRLQQLAGESRINLNLFSAGLRYRF; encoded by the coding sequence ATGAAGAAAATGCACATGCTGGCGGCCAGTATCCTGCTGGTCGTCTCGGCGGCGGTGTCCGCACAGTCTGCCAACTCCGACTATGGCGTCTACCTGGGCGTCGAGGGTGGGGTGGGCAATATGGATGTTGATCTGGATGCTGGCGCAGCCGTGCTTTCCGAAACCAGCAATGTAGGCGTGGCGCGTGCCGCCATCGGGTATCGCTTCGACCGGAATTTCGCCGTGGAGGCAGGATATTTCCACACTGGGGCCTACGAACTGAAGGAGCAGGTGGGGCGCGGCCAATACGACCACTTTTCCGCCAAGGCCAAGGGGTTTGACCTGGCGCTCATCTACCGGATGACACAGTTCCTGCCTGGTCTTTATGTGAAAGGCGGCTTGATCCACTCGACCGTATCGGGCCGGCTGGATGAGGTCCAAAATCAGCGCGTGCGGGAATCTCACACGTTCTCCCGCTCAGGCGCCGGCTATCTGATGGGTCTGGGCTATGAACTGGACCTGAGCCGGGAACTCAGCCTGACCGCGGGCTATACGCGTCTGCAACAACTGGCCGGGGAATCCAGGATCAATCTCAACCTCTTTTCCGCCGGCCTGCGATACCGCTTCTGA
- a CDS encoding ABC transporter ATP-binding protein, with translation MAAISLQGVCKHWGEAQAVRNIDFEVKAGQFTVLLGPSGCGKSTTLRLIAGLDKPSSGSIHIGGRDVTQLPPAQRKISMVFQSYALFPHLSVRDNILFGVRVRKEPRAGYETRLKRVADILGLAHLLERRPAQLSGGQQQRVALGRAIIADAPVCLMDEPLSNLDAQLRQEMRREIRALQQQLNMTMVYVTHDQTEAMSMADQVILLREGRIEQDAAPADLYAQPATAFAARFIGTPPMNLLPLEPHAEGLVISGSDVILRDLGQTPWQLGLRPEHIRLADASDSSVPAVVETVEYFGADTIIGARIGAASLLVRAPGQHRLGAGDPVRLAWDARDQYFFDPASGLRRP, from the coding sequence ATGGCAGCCATCTCCTTGCAGGGCGTCTGCAAGCACTGGGGTGAAGCCCAGGCCGTCAGGAACATCGATTTCGAGGTGAAGGCAGGGCAATTCACCGTCTTGCTGGGCCCTTCCGGCTGCGGCAAGTCGACCACCCTGCGCCTCATCGCCGGGCTGGACAAACCCAGTTCGGGCAGCATCCACATCGGTGGACGCGACGTGACGCAGCTGCCGCCGGCGCAGCGCAAGATTTCCATGGTGTTCCAGTCCTATGCGCTGTTCCCGCACTTAAGCGTGCGCGACAACATCCTCTTCGGCGTGCGCGTGCGCAAGGAACCGCGTGCGGGTTACGAAACCCGCCTGAAGCGCGTGGCCGACATCCTGGGTCTGGCGCATCTACTGGAGCGCCGCCCCGCGCAGCTTTCCGGCGGCCAGCAGCAGCGCGTGGCGCTGGGCCGCGCCATCATTGCCGATGCGCCGGTCTGCCTGATGGATGAACCTCTCTCCAACCTCGACGCCCAGTTGCGCCAGGAAATGCGCCGAGAGATCCGCGCCCTGCAGCAGCAATTGAACATGACCATGGTCTACGTCACCCACGACCAGACCGAGGCCATGAGCATGGCCGACCAGGTGATCCTGCTGCGCGAGGGCCGCATCGAACAGGATGCCGCCCCTGCCGACCTGTATGCCCAGCCAGCGACCGCCTTCGCCGCCCGCTTCATCGGCACGCCCCCGATGAACCTGCTGCCGCTGGAGCCCCACGCCGAAGGATTGGTCATCAGCGGCAGCGACGTGATCCTGCGTGACCTCGGCCAGACGCCATGGCAACTGGGCCTGCGTCCGGAACACATCCGGCTGGCAGACGCCAGCGATTCCTCGGTCCCCGCCGTGGTCGAGACGGTCGAGTACTTTGGCGCCGACACCATCATCGGCGCCCGTATCGGCGCAGCCTCGCTGCTGGTGCGCGCGCCCGGCCAGCACAGGCTGGGCGCCGGCGATCCGGTGCGCCTGGCCTGGGACGCCCGCGACCAGTACTTCTTCGATCCCGCCAGCGGCCTGCGCCGGCCCTGA
- the bamE gene encoding outer membrane protein assembly factor BamE domain-containing protein, producing the protein MTDPFFTRLRRHAGKFGAFLVALAMLGCDRNGKPIEEFGLDKLQKGISSEADVRDVMGQPDTVWDDGQGARTLEYPKGPQGIRTWMFSIGASGTLIDYQQVLTQEHFDTIRAGMTAEQIRRQFGRPRSVVQFGRKNEEVWDWKYHYVHEDRLFNVHFDMNTKQVVRTSISEISGH; encoded by the coding sequence ATGACTGATCCTTTCTTTACCCGCCTGCGTCGCCACGCCGGCAAATTCGGCGCTTTTCTTGTTGCCCTGGCAATGTTGGGCTGCGACCGCAATGGCAAGCCCATCGAGGAGTTTGGTTTGGACAAGTTGCAAAAAGGCATTTCCAGCGAAGCCGACGTCCGTGATGTGATGGGCCAGCCCGACACCGTCTGGGACGACGGCCAGGGCGCGCGCACGCTGGAATACCCCAAGGGGCCGCAAGGCATCCGCACCTGGATGTTCAGCATCGGCGCTTCCGGCACCCTGATCGACTACCAGCAGGTGCTGACCCAGGAACATTTCGACACCATCCGAGCGGGCATGACTGCCGAGCAGATCCGCCGCCAGTTCGGCCGTCCCCGCAGCGTGGTGCAGTTTGGCCGCAAGAACGAGGAAGTGTGGGACTGGAAATACCATTACGTGCACGAGGACCGGCTCTTCAACGTACATTTCGACATGAATACCAAGCAGGTGGTGCGGACTTCTATTTCGGAGATTTCGGGGCACTGA
- a CDS encoding DUF3460 family protein: MLFGKKTTYVSEITQFIDELKTKNPKLEESQRAGRALLWDKEPLDLDKTARDKASRVAQQPYVYQSH, from the coding sequence ATGCTCTTCGGAAAAAAAACCACCTACGTATCTGAAATCACCCAGTTCATCGACGAACTGAAGACGAAGAACCCGAAGCTGGAAGAATCTCAGCGCGCCGGTCGCGCCCTGCTGTGGGACAAGGAACCCCTGGACCTGGACAAGACCGCCCGTGACAAGGCCTCGCGCGTGGCGCAACAGCCCTACGTCTACCAGAGCCACTAA
- a CDS encoding GNAT family N-acetyltransferase, whose product MNLVIREATSEDASLIAELTRHSWANKVAPSSSGHREAPDHVQEDLQHGGAFILLSGETPAGSVRWLPLDTESDVWEIRRMGIAPAFRGERLSQHLMEALIHRAQSADVRELRLAVRTDQAQLVDLYAAFGFEIAPELEYTRANPQEAPPIVMRRVMRH is encoded by the coding sequence ATGAACCTGGTGATACGTGAAGCCACCTCGGAAGATGCCAGCCTGATCGCCGAGCTGACCCGCCACAGCTGGGCCAACAAGGTCGCGCCCAGCTCCTCGGGCCACCGCGAGGCGCCTGACCATGTGCAGGAAGACCTGCAGCACGGCGGCGCCTTCATCCTGCTCAGTGGCGAGACCCCTGCCGGCTCGGTGCGCTGGCTGCCGCTGGACACCGAAAGCGACGTCTGGGAAATCCGCCGCATGGGCATCGCCCCGGCCTTCCGGGGCGAGCGCCTGTCCCAGCACCTGATGGAAGCCCTGATCCACCGCGCCCAGTCGGCCGATGTGCGCGAGCTGCGGCTGGCGGTGCGCACCGATCAGGCGCAACTGGTGGACCTGTATGCCGCCTTCGGCTTCGAGATCGCGCCGGAACTGGAATATACCCGCGCCAATCCGCAGGAAGCGCCGCCCATCGTGATGCGGCGGGTCATGCGGCACTAA
- a CDS encoding carbohydrate ABC transporter permease, producing MIAPTSPFADRHRALETVSAWVLALLWLLPLLYALWTAFHPAAFATRFTLDAPLTLQNFVNAWQAAPFPRYFLNTFLLVTMILAAQLVLATLAAYAFARFTFRGSNVMFMLVLLQLMVMPDILIVENYQTMNLLGLRDTILSIGLPYFASAFGIFLLRQTFKTVPRELDEAATVEGASAWQILMQVYVPLARPIYIAFGLVSVSTHWNNFLWPLIVTNSVESRPLTVGLQVFSSTDQGVDWSIITAATLMTSAPLLLAFLLFQRQFVQSFMRAGIR from the coding sequence ATGATCGCGCCCACCTCGCCTTTCGCCGACCGCCATCGCGCGCTGGAAACCGTCTCTGCCTGGGTGCTGGCGCTGCTGTGGCTGCTGCCGCTGCTATATGCGCTGTGGACCGCCTTCCATCCGGCTGCCTTCGCCACCCGCTTCACGCTGGACGCTCCGCTGACACTGCAGAACTTCGTCAACGCTTGGCAGGCCGCGCCTTTCCCGCGCTATTTCCTCAATACGTTTTTACTGGTGACGATGATCCTGGCCGCGCAACTGGTGCTGGCCACGCTGGCCGCCTATGCCTTTGCCCGCTTCACTTTCCGGGGCAGCAATGTGATGTTCATGCTGGTGCTGCTGCAATTGATGGTGATGCCCGACATCCTGATCGTAGAGAACTACCAGACCATGAACCTGCTGGGCCTGCGCGACACCATCCTGTCGATTGGCCTGCCCTACTTCGCCTCGGCCTTCGGTATCTTCCTGCTGCGCCAGACCTTCAAGACGGTGCCGCGCGAACTGGATGAAGCCGCGACCGTGGAGGGCGCCTCGGCCTGGCAGATTCTGATGCAGGTCTACGTACCGCTGGCCAGACCGATCTATATCGCCTTCGGGCTGGTCTCGGTGAGCACCCACTGGAACAACTTCCTGTGGCCGCTGATCGTGACCAATTCGGTGGAATCGCGTCCGCTGACGGTGGGGCTGCAGGTGTTTTCTTCCACCGATCAGGGGGTGGACTGGTCCATCATCACGGCGGCTACGCTGATGACTTCGGCGCCTTTGCTGCTGGCGTTCCTGCTGTTCCAGCGGCAGTTTGTGCAGTCGTTCATGCGGGCGGGGATACGCTGA
- a CDS encoding ABC transporter substrate-binding protein, translating to MRRTVLKSLAALAVSAAFCTPVLAANPVEISFYYPVAVGGAVTKTIDSMVADFEKAHPDIKVKAIYAGTYQESIVKALTAFKGGTPPTLAVLLSTDLFTLIDENAILPIDSLASSAEDKKWIAGFYKGFMENSQTEGKTWGIPFQRSTIVMYYNKALFKEAGLNPDKAPANWNEMVEAAKKLTKRDAAGNVTQWGVKIPSTGFGYWMFQAMTASNDTLLMNSAGTKTYFDKPGAVQALQHWVDLTTKEKVMPAGSIEWGTTPKDFLEQKAAMVWTTTGNLTNIRTNASFPFGVAMLPGIKHPGSPTGGGNFYVFNKTSPAEQQAAMKFIRFATEPARAAQWSIATGYVAPRQDAWDTPEMKKYLQDVPAADVAREQMKYGVAELSTHDNQRVTKALNDNLQAALSDTKTPEAALKDAQREAERILRSYGR from the coding sequence ATGCGTAGAACCGTCCTCAAGTCCCTGGCAGCACTGGCCGTCAGCGCTGCCTTCTGTACGCCGGTACTGGCCGCCAATCCGGTCGAGATCAGCTTCTATTACCCGGTCGCCGTGGGCGGCGCGGTCACCAAGACCATCGACAGCATGGTGGCCGACTTCGAAAAGGCCCATCCCGACATCAAGGTCAAGGCCATCTATGCCGGCACCTACCAGGAAAGCATCGTCAAGGCGCTGACCGCCTTCAAGGGCGGCACCCCGCCGACGCTGGCCGTGCTGCTCTCGACCGACCTCTTCACCCTGATCGACGAGAACGCCATCCTGCCCATCGACAGCCTGGCCAGCAGCGCCGAAGACAAGAAGTGGATCGCCGGCTTCTACAAGGGCTTCATGGAAAACAGCCAGACCGAGGGCAAGACCTGGGGCATCCCCTTCCAGCGTTCGACCATCGTGATGTACTACAACAAGGCCCTGTTCAAGGAAGCCGGCCTGAACCCCGACAAGGCCCCCGCCAACTGGAACGAGATGGTGGAAGCCGCCAAGAAGCTGACCAAGCGCGACGCTGCCGGCAACGTCACGCAATGGGGTGTGAAGATTCCTTCCACCGGCTTCGGCTACTGGATGTTCCAGGCCATGACCGCCTCCAATGACACCCTCCTCATGAACAGCGCCGGCACCAAGACCTACTTCGACAAGCCGGGTGCGGTGCAGGCCCTGCAGCACTGGGTCGACCTGACGACCAAGGAGAAGGTCATGCCCGCCGGTTCCATCGAATGGGGCACCACCCCCAAGGACTTCCTGGAGCAGAAGGCCGCCATGGTCTGGACCACCACCGGCAACCTGACCAATATCCGCACCAACGCCAGCTTCCCCTTCGGCGTGGCAATGCTGCCGGGCATCAAGCATCCGGGCAGCCCGACCGGCGGCGGCAACTTCTACGTCTTCAACAAGACCTCGCCGGCCGAGCAGCAGGCTGCCATGAAGTTCATCCGCTTCGCCACCGAACCGGCGCGCGCGGCGCAGTGGTCGATTGCCACCGGCTACGTAGCACCACGCCAGGATGCCTGGGACACCCCGGAAATGAAGAAATACCTGCAGGATGTGCCGGCTGCCGATGTGGCGCGCGAGCAGATGAAGTATGGCGTGGCTGAACTCTCCACCCACGACAACCAGCGCGTGACCAAGGCCCTGAACGACAACCTGCAGGCCGCCCTGTCCGACACCAAGACACCGGAAGCCGCATTGAAGGACGCCCAGCGTGAAGCCGAGCGCATCCTGCGCAGCTACGGCCGTTGA
- the panC gene encoding pantoate--beta-alanine ligase, protein MKIISSIEELRDHLRGQLRTAFVATMGNLHEGHLSLMRLARTHGDPVVASIFVNRLQFGPNEDFDKYPRTFQADVEKLEKEGVYVLFAPTEKDMYPEPQEYRVQPPNDLGNILEGEFRPGFFTGVSTVVMKLFSCVQPRVAVFGKKDYQQLMIVRNMARQFALPTEIVGAETYRAEDGLALSSRNGYLSVEERAEAPLLYQVLNDVANEVRGGQHKVAQVEQLAMERLAGRGWKPDYVAVRKRIDLQPPSAADMEQGAPLVVLSAAKLGATRLIDNLEI, encoded by the coding sequence ATGAAAATCATTTCCTCGATCGAAGAACTTCGCGACCATCTGCGCGGCCAGTTGCGCACCGCCTTCGTGGCGACCATGGGCAACCTGCACGAAGGCCATCTCTCGCTGATGCGCCTGGCGCGCACCCACGGCGATCCGGTGGTGGCGTCGATCTTCGTGAACCGCCTGCAATTCGGCCCCAACGAGGACTTCGACAAATATCCGCGCACCTTCCAGGCCGACGTCGAGAAGCTGGAGAAGGAAGGCGTGTACGTGCTCTTCGCCCCGACCGAAAAGGACATGTACCCGGAACCGCAGGAATACCGCGTGCAGCCGCCCAATGACCTGGGCAACATCCTCGAAGGTGAATTCCGCCCCGGTTTCTTCACCGGCGTCTCCACCGTGGTGATGAAGCTGTTCTCCTGCGTGCAACCGCGCGTGGCGGTGTTCGGCAAGAAGGATTACCAGCAGTTGATGATCGTGCGCAACATGGCGCGCCAGTTCGCCCTGCCGACCGAAATCGTCGGCGCCGAGACCTATCGTGCCGAAGACGGCCTGGCGCTGTCCTCGCGCAATGGCTACCTGTCAGTTGAAGAACGCGCCGAAGCGCCGTTGCTCTACCAGGTGCTCAACGATGTCGCCAACGAAGTGCGCGGCGGCCAGCACAAGGTCGCGCAGGTCGAGCAACTGGCCATGGAGCGTTTGGCTGGACGTGGCTGGAAGCCGGACTACGTGGCCGTGCGCAAGCGCATCGACCTGCAGCCGCCTTCGGCCGCCGACATGGAGCAAGGCGCGCCGCTGGTGGTGCTGTCGGCCGCCAAGCTGGGGGCGACGCGACTGATCGATAACCTCGAGATCTGA